From the genome of Dehalococcoidales bacterium:
ACCTACTCCGCCGTTTCTGCGGGAGTTTCTACCGCAGCAGGTTTAGCTACTTCGCTCTCTGCCGCCTCGGGTGTTTCCTTGGCAGCCGGAGCCTTCTTCGCCGGAGCCTTCTTCTTCTTGGCTACTTTTTTCGGCTTGGCTTCTTCTTTTTCCTCAGATTCGCCGTCGCCTTGAGCGCCCTTCTTAAAGGCGTTGATACTCTTGCCCAATGCGGAGCCTACCTGCGGAAGTTTTCCCACACCGAAAACAATGAGAATGATTACCAGAATTAGCCCAATCTCTAACGGACCCGGTCTTCCCATATTCTTAAAACCCCCTTTAATTTAATAAGCGTGACAAATTATAAAAATTTTTACAAAGATATAATGTATCATTTTATGAATGGTCATGAAGAATGCAGAATAAAAAAACGGATATCATTGATTTACATTACACTTATATTCCAGCTAATGATACACAAATGTACTATCGTTGTCAATCGATAAAAAGAAATTAAACGCCATTATTAATCGTAAAAAAACCGTTTAAAACCGCCGTTAAACCGGGGAATAATAATTTAAAAAAAGCGCCTTTTAATATCTTATCTCCGTTGTGATAGAATATCAGGAGATATGAACGAAACAGAGAAGGACTCGCAAGAAACCCCGGCGGAGTGTAAGCCTTCGTGGGTAAAAACCAGACTTTTCCCGATATTGATGCTGACCTTTATCGTGGCGATTGTTGTCGGCGTTTTTCTGGCTTATAAATATAACCCGAACTTGATTGAGGACCTCAAAGGTTACGGCTATCTCGGAACATTTGTTATCAGCGTAATCCTGAATGCTTCCGTTGTTCTGCCGGTGGGCAACTTTGCGATTATTGCCGTTTTAGGAGCTACCCTCCCTTCACCGACAATGGTGGGGCTGGCAGGCGGGCTGGGAGCCGCCATCGGTGAAATGACCGGCTATCTCGCCGGTTTTGGCGGACAGGCCTTGGTTGCCAATAAAACCAATCGTCTGTACCTTAAGTTGGAAGCGGCTCTCTGTAAACACGGGGCCCCGGCAATCTTTGTGCTTTCGATATTCCCCTTTGCTTTCGATATCGTCGGTTGTATTGCCGGCGCATTACGTTACCCGATTTGGAAATTTTTTATTGCCTGCTGGCTCGGCAGAACCATCTTGTATACTGCCATCTCTTGGGGCAGCGCTTTGGGCTTGCAGTTTATACTTGATTTCGTTAACTGATTTTTTTAATCCGCAGAAGGACCAGCCCTCCGGCCAAAAAGAAAACAAGGCATGTAAAAAGCATAACTTGGTATCCCATACCAAAACTCTGTTTTTCAAAGAAATCGATTATCGGCCCAATCAGACGCGCCAAGGCTCCCGCTCCGGCAGTCGCCATATTGGCAATCCCAAGATAACGCGCTTCCTGGCCTTCTTCTATTAAATCGATTGCCATTGCCCAGTTTGTGCTTGTAAAACCGCCCAACGCCACCCCGATAAATCCGGCGGCAATCATAATGATGTTATAGTCTTTGGTTAAAATTATTAAAAGCACCCCGAATGCCCCGATTAAAGCGGATATTACGGCAATCGGCACACGCCCGATGCGATCCGATAATCTGCCTGCCGGATAAACAACAATTAACATTCCGACAATCGCCAGTATTAAAAATTGAGCCGCCGCCGATGCCGGGTCGGGAACGCCGATATGCATCAAAAAATAAAGAGCAAACTGTTGGATTATCCCCAAACCGGCAAAAAAGAAGAGGCGCGAAGCTAAAAACCATAAAAACTTGCGGTTCATTTTGAGGTCAATCTTAAAGGTGTTAATCAGAACTTCTTTGATTGAAATACGGCTTTCGCCGCTCCCCGGATTTTCTTTAACGGCTAAGGCGGTAATTAATATACAAACAAGTAAAACCGCACTGGGGATTAAAATCGACAACCATAACCATTGGTCACCGCCGCCCGCGGCGTAATTATCTATCAGTTTGCCGATGATGTAGATAAGGACAACCCCTCCCATCATCTCCACAAAACCCTTGACCCCCGAAGCCTGCCCCTTTTTACCCTCGGGAACCAGATCGGGAATCAGCCCTTGGTGCGCCCCTTGCACGGCGTTACTTGCAATTTGCATTACGCAATAAATGCTAAACAGTACGGCATAGCTCTCCGCCAGCCCAATCCCCGGTAAAAAGAGCAGCAGGCATAAGCCTCCGATAATTATAAAAGGGCGTCTTCTTCCCATACGAAAACCGACACGGTCGCTGATAGCCCCGAAAACAGGCTGCAACAGCATGGCAAGGATTAAGCCGGTAAACGTCATTAAGCCGAGATATGTGTTTTTTTCGGACTCGGGGATAAAATCGAGGATGCGAATGGGAAGGATTAAAGAGTGCATCGCTTGCCACAACCCTGTCGTAGCAAAGACCAGCACAGTGATTTTAAGATAATCCCACTTACCGAAAGAGCGGGGGGCAGTTGTAGCGTCAGTCTGTTTCTGTGTCATGGCAGACTCAAGCATAGCAGAAGAAAGGAGGGAGAGGCAATAACTTTATTAAGAGAGAATTGAGGGGAAACAACCGCTCAGAGACAGCTGCAACTGCCTCTGAGCAAAAAACTTAGAGCTTACGGATAAATCGGCGGGGAATCAAGGCCGGTAACCTCGGCAAAACCGGACATAATATTCATATTTTGAATTGCCTGCCCCGAAGCGCCCTTAATAAGGTTATCAATTGAGCTAACCACAATCAGGCGGCCTGTTCGGCTATCGATAAAGGGATAAACATGGCAAATATTACTGCCCCAAGTGTTTTTGCTATGCGGCGGGGCGTCAACCACTTTAACAAAGGGTTCATTTTTGTAAAAATCTTTGTAAAGAGCGGTAATTTCCGCCTGCATATCTTCTTTGGTCACAAACTCATCTCTTAGCCGGGCATAACAGGTGGATAGAATACCGCGCGTCATCGGCACAAGGTGCGGAACAAAAGTTACGTTTACAACTTCTTCACCCAAAAAAGATAATTCCTGTGCGATTTCGGGCATATGTCGATGACCTTTTAAGGCATAAGCGGTAGTATCTTCGTTTGCTTCCGCATAATGGGTACCGATAGTTAAAGTCCGTCCGGCACCGGACAGCCCCGATTTGCTGTCGATAATGATATCATCTTCTGCTATGCCGTATTTCACCGCCGGTGCCATCGCTAAAATTGCACCGGTCGGATAGCAACCCGGGTTAGCAACCAAATCAGCGCCGGCAATATCTTTACGATAAAGCTCGGGTAAGCCGTAAACCGCTTTATCCAGCAGTTCCGGTGACGGGTGAGTAAAACCATACCATTCATCGTAATCGGCGGGATTACTTAAACGGAAATCGGCGCTGATATCAACCACTTTCGTACCGCGCTCAATAAGTTTAATAACCTCCGGCGCGCTTTCTTTATGGGGCATCGCCGCAAACGCAAAATCCACATCACTAAGCTCCGATTCTATCACCAGCTCGGTAAGACCTGCCAAATGCGGAAAGACTTCCGCAAGCTTCTTCCCGGCGGTACTTCTCCCCGTAACCGAAACAAGCTGGACACCGGGATGACACACAAGCAAACGGGCAAGTTCCACACCGGCATATCCGCTAACGTTTAAAATCCCAACCTTTATCTTTTCCATTTGTTTTCTCCGTCCCTTCGCTTAATTACACTCTGAATATCTTTAACAAGAGCCTTTTTGCGTACCTTAAAAAAAGGAAAATTTCCCGATTAATTCTAACATATTATTGCCGTTGAGAGAATATTATGCTACCATTATCTATTGACCACCTATCATAGGTCAAAAATTTCCGATTTTATGAAAAGGGGTATATTATGCCAAAAATTTATTTAATTGATGTAACCAACAGAGACGGTGTTCAAACCGCCAAGTTGGGTCTCTCCAAGCTGGAGAAGACAATGATTAACCTGCTCTTGGATGAGATGGGGATATTCCAATCGGAATTCGGATTCCCGACCACCAGACATGAATCCAACTACTTACAAGCCAACCTCGAACTTGCCAAAATCGGCGCCTTCAAAAATATCCGGCTTGAGGGTTGGGTTAGGGCAATGGCCGCCGATATTGAGCTAGCCTATAAATTAGTGCCGGGGCTTGAGCATCTTAATTTGTCTATCTCTACTTCCGATCAAATGATCGACGGCAAATTCAAAGGCAGAAAGAATCGTGATGATATTATCAACGATATGATAGAAGCCATTGAAACCGCCAGAGCGCACGGAACCAAAACCATCGGCGTCAATGCCGAAGATGCTTCCAGAACGGATTTGGATTATCTGATTAAATTCGCCAAAGCCGCCAAAGCGCACGGCGCCGATCGCTTAAGATATTGCGACACACTGGGCTACGATAATCCTTTCTCGATTTATGACGCTGCCAAAGCACTGTCCGAAAACGTACAGATGCCGATTGAGCTGCACTGCCACGGGGATCTCGGAATGGCGGTTGCAACGTCGATTGCCGGGGCTAAAGGGGTTATTGACGGCGGACAAGACGCTTACATTAACACCACGGTTAACGGAATCGGCGAACGCTGCGGCAATGCCGATTTAGTGGCCACGATTTTGGCCATTACCAAATCAAAAGGATTTAACGAAAAATACAAACTGGGCGGTGATGTTGATCTTTCCAAGGCTTACAAAATTTCTAAATTTGCCAGCTACGCCTTTGAAGTTCCCATTCCCATTAACCAGCCGGGCGTCGGAGCCAATGCGTTTGCTCACGAATCGGGCATCCATGCCGACGGTGTGCTGAAGGACCCCGAAAATTACGAACTCTACGGTTTTGAAGAACTGGGCAGGGGCGACCCCGAACTGGTCGAAACCGGCAGGGAAATATGTACCGGTGAGTACAGCGGAATTTCGGGTTTTAGCCATGTTATGGGCACGCTTTCGATGTGCTTTAAAGACAGAGACGAAGCCAATAAAGTGCTGGAACTGGTAAGGTATGCCAATGTTGCCGCACAAAAACCGCTTAACGAGGATGAGCTTAAGTTTATTGCCACCTATCCCGATATCGCCAAAAAGTTGCTCACTCTCACTCCGTTGGAATAATTTTTCCGATAAATTGAATAAACTTGGATTATTAACGGGGTTGTATCCGATTGCAACCCCGTTAATCGGTTTATAGACTAAGTTAAAACACAATTCCGATTATGTGACGATATCTCTGAATAAAAAGACAGCAGAATGAATTTTATGATTAGAAACATTTACGACAAACTTTTAGCGGCTTACGGGCCCCAGAATTGGTGGCCGGCCGAAACGCCGTTTGAGGTAATGATTGGGGCGGTATTAACGCAATCAACAGCGTGGAGTAACGTGGAAAAAGCGATTGGCAATTTAAAGAACGCCGATGCGCTTTCGCTCCAAGCAATTAAAGAAATGTCGTTTCCCGAACTTGCGGAGCTGATTAGACCCAGCGGCTACTATAATGCCAAAGCCCGTAAGCTGAAGGCATTAATTTACTGGCTGGATGAAAATTATTCCGGCGATATTTTGCAAATGCGCAAAGCGGATACCAATAGACTGAGGGAAGATCTGCTGGCAGTCTACGGCGTCGGTCCGGAAACAGCCGATTCGATTCTTTTATACGCTCTGGAGAAACCGGTTTTTGTTGTAGACAGCTACACCAAGCGCATTTTTTCGCGTATCGGCTTAATAGATGAGGAATGCGGTTATAATGACTGCCAAAGGCTTTTTACCGCAAATTTAGCGGCGGATGCCGTTCTGTTTAACGAATACCATGCTTTGATTGTAAAACTTGCTAAAGAGGCCTGTAACAAAAAGCCCGTTTGCACCGATTGCTGCCTTCTGCAAATTTGTAATTACGGGAAAAATCCGGCAGCAAAAGCTAAAAAGCCCTAGATTAGCGAACAATAAAATGATATTATGCTAGCATCGGGAGTTTGTTTTAAAACGCTAACTAACTTTGCCGAGGCTATGAGAGAAAACAATGGACCAATACCATAATCCTAAAGTAGATAAAATTGCGGAATTAATCCTGCAATCAAGACGTTTAACCTTTTTTACCGGCGCCGGAGCCAGCACGGAATCCGGAATACCCGATTTTCGCGGCCCGGGCGGTATTTGGGGACGTTTTGACCCCGAAGACTTTTCTTACGAAAGATTTTTGAAAAACCCCAATGCCAGGCGCAGACAATGGAAACTCTTTAAAGAACTTAGCATTTCCGCCGAGCCCAATAACGCTCACCTGGCGATAGCCGAACTTCATCACTTGGGGAAGCTGGACAGCGTTATAACCCAAAATATTGATAACCTGCACCAAAAAGCCGGTGTCCCCGAAGAACTCGTTTTGGAACTGCACGGGAATATGCGCTCGTTTACATGTTTGGGTTGCGGCAAATATTACCCGTTTCAACTGATAATGACCGAGAACGCAGAGGATAACCCTCCGCACTGCAAAGAATGCGGCGGAATTTTGAAAGCCAACGTAGTCTTTTTCGGTGAGCCGTTACCGGAGGATATTTTAAACGAAGCCATCAAGCGCGCCTGTTCAAGTGATTTGATGATTGTTATCGGCTCAGGTCTGACGGTCTACCCCGCCTCTTACATACCGGCCTATGCGGTAAATTCCGGCTCGAATTTGGTAATTATTAACCTTACTCCCACCCCGTTTGACGATCAAGCCTGTATCATCGTTAATGCTAAAGCGGGAGAAACAATGTTTGCCGTTGTGGAACAAGTTAAAGACAGGTTAATGTATAAGTAAAAAACGACGCGGTTTTAGATAAAGATAAGTTTGCAATTAATTGCGGCGGGCTTTATTAAAAAAACTTACCTCAGGCGATTAAAGGCGACATAGATACCGAAAACAATCGAAGCAAAATACAACATCATTAAAAGGGGAGCGGTAAATATCGCCGTTCCAAACACGGCAGTAACGCTAACCAACCCGCTCAAAAAAACCAAAATACAGGCGGCAATTACCAATTTAGTACCGCGCTTGCGGTTAATAACACGGCTCATCCCTTCGCTGATTACAAAACCGGCTCCGGCACCGAACAGTAAATTCAAAAAGATAAAACGCACAAAAAGACTGATTACGCCCCACAGAAAACCGTAAACCAAGGCAATCAGCAGCCCAACGGAAACGGCAAGAAGCATTTGTTTGTTATTTACTTGAAAGGTCGGCAGTTTATTGATACGTGCGCATTCCGAACAGCGCATACCGACCGGCGTTTCCACCATGCACTTCGGGCAAATCGGTTTTTCGCATTTCCCGCATAATAAATTCGTTTCGGTATTGGGATGCTTGGCACATTTTAAGGGCTCCATCAAGTTTAACGGTCGTCCCCTTTTTTGTGGTTATGCCAGGCTTTGGCATCTTTAATATCACGGTCTAAAAATAAACGATTAAAGAATAATTCAATATTGGAAGTATTTGCGCTAAGCGCCGTTCGCGGAGTAATCACCCTCGTTCCGAATACTATTAGAGAGAGCAAGATAAAGCCCAAGGTTACGCCTAATCTGTCTTCCACGCCGAACGGTTCGTAGAAAAACCAGCTCAGAAACGGCAACGAAAATACAACCAGAAAAACGCCGAGGGCAACTTGTTTCACGGGGGCAAAAAGGTAGGGAACCACCAACATAATAAGCCCGATCCAAGGGGATATCATTGTAATTACACCCAGGCTTGTAAAAACCCCCCGCCCCCCTTTAAAACCGAGAAACACCGGCCAGTTATGGCCGATAATTGCGGCAAGGCCAACCGTAACCTGCATCCATCCCTCAAGCCC
Proteins encoded in this window:
- a CDS encoding VTT domain-containing protein, with the protein product MNETEKDSQETPAECKPSWVKTRLFPILMLTFIVAIVVGVFLAYKYNPNLIEDLKGYGYLGTFVISVILNASVVLPVGNFAIIAVLGATLPSPTMVGLAGGLGAAIGEMTGYLAGFGGQALVANKTNRLYLKLEAALCKHGAPAIFVLSIFPFAFDIVGCIAGALRYPIWKFFIACWLGRTILYTAISWGSALGLQFILDFVN
- a CDS encoding MFS transporter yields the protein MTQKQTDATTAPRSFGKWDYLKITVLVFATTGLWQAMHSLILPIRILDFIPESEKNTYLGLMTFTGLILAMLLQPVFGAISDRVGFRMGRRRPFIIIGGLCLLLFLPGIGLAESYAVLFSIYCVMQIASNAVQGAHQGLIPDLVPEGKKGQASGVKGFVEMMGGVVLIYIIGKLIDNYAAGGGDQWLWLSILIPSAVLLVCILITALAVKENPGSGESRISIKEVLINTFKIDLKMNRKFLWFLASRLFFFAGLGIIQQFALYFLMHIGVPDPASAAAQFLILAIVGMLIVVYPAGRLSDRIGRVPIAVISALIGAFGVLLIILTKDYNIIMIAAGFIGVALGGFTSTNWAMAIDLIEEGQEARYLGIANMATAGAGALARLIGPIIDFFEKQSFGMGYQVMLFTCLVFFLAGGLVLLRIKKIS
- the argC gene encoding N-acetyl-gamma-glutamyl-phosphate reductase encodes the protein MEKIKVGILNVSGYAGVELARLLVCHPGVQLVSVTGRSTAGKKLAEVFPHLAGLTELVIESELSDVDFAFAAMPHKESAPEVIKLIERGTKVVDISADFRLSNPADYDEWYGFTHPSPELLDKAVYGLPELYRKDIAGADLVANPGCYPTGAILAMAPAVKYGIAEDDIIIDSKSGLSGAGRTLTIGTHYAEANEDTTAYALKGHRHMPEIAQELSFLGEEVVNVTFVPHLVPMTRGILSTCYARLRDEFVTKEDMQAEITALYKDFYKNEPFVKVVDAPPHSKNTWGSNICHVYPFIDSRTGRLIVVSSIDNLIKGASGQAIQNMNIMSGFAEVTGLDSPPIYP
- a CDS encoding homocitrate synthase; amino-acid sequence: MPKIYLIDVTNRDGVQTAKLGLSKLEKTMINLLLDEMGIFQSEFGFPTTRHESNYLQANLELAKIGAFKNIRLEGWVRAMAADIELAYKLVPGLEHLNLSISTSDQMIDGKFKGRKNRDDIINDMIEAIETARAHGTKTIGVNAEDASRTDLDYLIKFAKAAKAHGADRLRYCDTLGYDNPFSIYDAAKALSENVQMPIELHCHGDLGMAVATSIAGAKGVIDGGQDAYINTTVNGIGERCGNADLVATILAITKSKGFNEKYKLGGDVDLSKAYKISKFASYAFEVPIPINQPGVGANAFAHESGIHADGVLKDPENYELYGFEELGRGDPELVETGREICTGEYSGISGFSHVMGTLSMCFKDRDEANKVLELVRYANVAAQKPLNEDELKFIATYPDIAKKLLTLTPLE
- a CDS encoding endonuclease III domain-containing protein — protein: MIRNIYDKLLAAYGPQNWWPAETPFEVMIGAVLTQSTAWSNVEKAIGNLKNADALSLQAIKEMSFPELAELIRPSGYYNAKARKLKALIYWLDENYSGDILQMRKADTNRLREDLLAVYGVGPETADSILLYALEKPVFVVDSYTKRIFSRIGLIDEECGYNDCQRLFTANLAADAVLFNEYHALIVKLAKEACNKKPVCTDCCLLQICNYGKNPAAKAKKP
- a CDS encoding Sir2 family NAD-dependent protein deacetylase, encoding MDQYHNPKVDKIAELILQSRRLTFFTGAGASTESGIPDFRGPGGIWGRFDPEDFSYERFLKNPNARRRQWKLFKELSISAEPNNAHLAIAELHHLGKLDSVITQNIDNLHQKAGVPEELVLELHGNMRSFTCLGCGKYYPFQLIMTENAEDNPPHCKECGGILKANVVFFGEPLPEDILNEAIKRACSSDLMIVIGSGLTVYPASYIPAYAVNSGSNLVIINLTPTPFDDQACIIVNAKAGETMFAVVEQVKDRLMYK
- a CDS encoding B-box zinc finger protein, with amino-acid sequence MEPLKCAKHPNTETNLLCGKCEKPICPKCMVETPVGMRCSECARINKLPTFQVNNKQMLLAVSVGLLIALVYGFLWGVISLFVRFIFLNLLFGAGAGFVISEGMSRVINRKRGTKLVIAACILVFLSGLVSVTAVFGTAIFTAPLLMMLYFASIVFGIYVAFNRLR
- a CDS encoding glycerol-3-phosphate acyltransferase, with amino-acid sequence MIFAYIALLLAGYLLGSIHAGYLLPKWLFRIDIREHGTGKIGASNVMRVTAKWMAVPVMLCDVGKGALAVWLAQLAGLEGWMQVTVGLAAIIGHNWPVFLGFKGGRGVFTSLGVITMISPWIGLIMLVVPYLFAPVKQVALGVFLVVFSLPFLSWFFYEPFGVEDRLGVTLGFILLSLIVFGTRVITPRTALSANTSNIELFFNRLFLDRDIKDAKAWHNHKKGDDR